Sequence from the Pochonia chlamydosporia 170 chromosome Unknown PCv3seq00036, whole genome shotgun sequence genome:
CCAGTAGCAGTCTATATCTTTTTGACGGGTTTGCCAGCGTCTTTTGTCCCCTTTATTTTCTCGTGGCATCTTGAGTATGTTGAATCATACAACTCACAGGTACTATACTGATTCGAGCATGGGTGAAACCATTACATTTAGAAGGCGAATAATATGTCGCTGGCTTCTTTATATAACATTTAATGGCGAGGTAAATTCTGGACACCATCCCCTACATTGTATCGGAGGTTACCCCAACGTAGGCTCCCTGCAGGCTACTCCGCAACGTATATTTCGCATTGAGTCGACCATGAGAATAGCTTTTTACTTCTCGGTGACTACCATGCCTGTGAAAAATACGATTCCTTGACTCGTAAAATCAGTCATTGTTACTTCTGGAGCATCTGTCTGGATTTAGTAGCATTCTCGAACGACATATTTACTTTCTCGTGTGATATAGACTCATACAGCATTGGTGCACTTTGTATTGTGTAAGAAGTCGTACGATAACCTCTCCTAGGATTGTACTACGTCGTTAAAAATTGAATGACTCTACATTAATATACCAAGCTAGTGAAATGTAGACTACAGATTGAAGCCAATGGTATTGCTTTTCTAGGATACTAGGGGAGATACTTCCAGGATCAACATTGTCAATTGTAAGAGACCACTCTTGGGACAGATCAGAACCGATTTTGGACGTTGCAGGCATCAGTACTCTTGGGATCAGCTCTTCCGGGCTTAACTCGCGTTAGTTTTAATTACTCCTGGGATTAGCTGGCGACGTGATCTCTATTCCTGGGTCCCGGATTAGCTCACGTCCTATTTTGAATGGGATCTCTACTCCTGGGATCATTAGGAGATGGCGTTTACTAATCCCAGGAGTTAAATCCTAGTAGTATAGATCTAAAATAGGCATTTGCTAATCCTAGGAGTATAGATCCTAGGAGTACAATTTCGAAATAGAACGCAAGTATTGTCCTGGGATTAGTAAACGCGCATTTTACATCTATACTTCCAGGATTTAACTCCTGGGACCTGTACTCCTGGGACCTGTACTCCTAGGATTAGAAAATGCCTATTTTTGGATCTATACTCCTAGGATCTCTGCTCCTAGGATTAGCAAATGCCTATTTTTAGATCTATACTCCTGGGATCTATACTCCTGGGATttgtactcctgggatctgtactcctgggatctgtactcctgggatctgtactcctgggattaGTAAACGCCTATTTTGGATCTATACTCCTGGGATttgtactcctgggatctgtactcctgggatttgtactcctgggatctgtactcctgggacctgtactcctgggattaGTAAACGCCTATTTTGGATCTATACTCCTGGGATCTATACTCCTAGGATTAGTTAGCGACTAATTTTGGATCTATACTTCTAGGAGTAACGTCGCTTTTGGATCTTTGCTCCTGGGACAAACCAGCATCTATTTCCGACCTCTGGTCCTTCCTGGGATGCGTACTTCAAGAACCGGCTAGGGTCCAGTTTGGGGGCTATACTTCAAGATCAGCTGGCGACCAATTTGGGATCCCTGCTCCCAGGATCGAGCGGCGTCTGATGGTATTGCTTCCGATACGCACCTGACTCAATTTGTAGAGTCTCGGGAGCTACAGTATTATTAATACAGTATAAAAATATAGCAAAGGAATCCGACTCTTCTTTCGGTTCCCCGAGAGCCACGTTACCCAAAGCCAGTACTGTACTGGACGCATGTTTTAATTCTTATAGATCAGACCGGTACCGGTACTGCAAACAATCTATATCTCGCATTCGTTAGTGACTCAAAGAAAATATAAACGACTATAACTAAGGGAATTGCTACCCGGGCCTAACGTTTTGGCTACACGGGCCTGATTCTTACACGGGCCTGATTTTTATCACTTCTAATTGGCCGCACTGTTTCATGTTAACGCACCAAGGATTCTGCCGCCTCCACCCAAAGTACCTACCTTAACTGCTCTCACCAGCAGAGCGTCTCCCTATAAGCTGATAGACAATTCTGACGGACAGTCGCGAGATTGCATTAGATTAAGTTTCATTATGCTAAAGACTGCAACTATATTAATTAAGAGCTATCTAAGAAGCATAAATCAAGTGAGGCAAATGCTTTGTCCGtttttattttgctttttAACCTTACAATAGCGCGTTGTGGCATTATGTGATCGACTATTCCTTGTCTTAAAATAGTATTAGATATGCTTTATTATTACAGCCTTACCAAGCGGCAAAGCTGCCCACAGGATAAGTAGCCAATTTATTCCGCTTCCTCTGTGTGCTCTTTGATATCTCTTACTTAATACAATCGTGCTTTCCGTACATATAAACCCAACTGGATATTAACAAGTGCTATCCTTTGGACTTTATCTCTAAGCCATATAAGAACAAGAATGCCATTAAAATACCTATGTCTACATTAAAGCGGTCTACTAGTGCAAAACTTAGCGGACAGTAAAGTGCTAGTCTAAGTAACCTAGCGCACCGAGAAGGATAGCGCTATTATGAGCAACAGGCGAGATGTAGCCTACCAGTTAATAGCCGACCACAGTCAACAAGTAGTTCTATAAGTATTAGTCAGCTATACGGAGTTAGGGATAACCACACTATTAATAACctgtttgcttcttttccGCAAACCTTTTTGAGAGTCCCACGTCCTTATTACTCACAAGATCTCCGTTTAGCTCCGTGGGAGCTTCGCTCTAATTATGAGATCTATCTCCAAAATGACTTTTTCTGTGAGGGAAGTTAAAGCTAGCAAGTCAGAGCGCTGATACTAGGCCCAGAGCTTAACCCATTCGCCTCTAAATCTCCTAAATTATCTCTATTAGCATAGCAGTCTCGATTAAGAACAAGAACCGAGTTCCAATCCGCACTAAGTATAGTATAGGAGGTTATTAGCGAAGGTCAAAGGTTAACCATAGATCTCGCTCGATCATACAAATGGGTACGGAATTAGAGAGAAAGATAGGGATAGTCACCCTTAAGTTCAGATGCATATAAGTCTCCTCCGCCATACTTACCACCACGCAGTTTATCTATAAGACCACCTTAAATATTACTGCCACCCGAGAGTATCCATATGCTGCCAAGTTAACTATCTCTATCCCCCGCTCTAGAGCTAATCCCAAACCTAATAATCCCAGTCAGCCCAGCCCCATCAGCCAAAGCTCTATTCAGCATGGTGAatgcctttgcaaaggaGAACGGGTTTGGGATTATAAGACGGAATTAATATTCTTATAAGGGACAGGTGATTAGATATTCCTTTTAATGTGACCGCTTTAGGCAACCTTAGCCGTTAGAAAGCTCTAGTCTTAGAAAACAAAAGTCTCGCAAATGTGGATATTATTGGAAAATAACTGCTAAATCGTTAGAGGAAGGCAAGTGGTTTCTTCGACAACATAAGGATCCAAAACATTGCCAGCATAACTATAAATGGAGTATTACCCTATCTGCATATGTTTTGCATTAACAGCTTACGGCGCCCGTTAAGGCAATAATTAAGTTAGCAAGCCGCCAAGCAGGCATTTAAGCTAATAATATAGCTGCTATTATTAAAGAGCAATTCCCCGATTGCACACTCCTACGGAAGGATATCTATAATGCTCGCTCGCTTATTAATCGAGAGAAGCTTAATAGCTATACGCCTACATTAGCGTTAATTAAACTATTTGATAAGAAGAAGATCCCGTATATAGTAAAATAGGCTAATAACAACCCAGATAGACTgcttggtttggtctggaCCTTTCCTTACTGTTTACAGATGTGGAACCGCTTCCCTAAAGTAATTAGCTTTAATAATACATATAACACTAATCGCTTTAAGCTTCCTTTATTTTAGGCTACTAGCTAAACCTATCTCGGAATAGTATTTAACGCTGCATTTGGCTTAATAGATAACAAGAGGAGAGAAGGATTTTAATTCCTAGCGAAGAGCATTCGCAAACTTATCACAAAACACTCAATATAGACAcctaatattattattacaGACTTTAATAAGGCTATAAAGGCTACTCTTAATAATTAGTTCCCAAATGTATAGCAGCAGATTTGCATTTATTATATCCTTTTAAACGTCTTGCTTAAGTCAAAGACTAAATAGAGTGGCTAGTATGAGGACAATACTAGCCCTAGCGCTAGTGAAAATAAAGGTTATCCCTCTCAGACAAAGTCTAGGCTAAGCAATGCAGACAAACATCTAATTAAAGACTTATTAGCTAGCAAGACAATTCCTTATACCTACTAAGGTGTTATTTTAATGTGGAAAAGGGTTCTCTATACTAAGACAGAGAAGGCATATAAACAAGCCTGGAAAGATCTTTATAAAGAATTCGATAATCAAAGGGCAATTCTATAATACCTCTATTTGACCTATCTGCCTGTCAGTGCCTAATAGGCACGCTATTTTATCCGTCGCTATTGTAACTTTGGCATCCGAGTTATATCCGGCACAGAATTAAGCAACAATAATGTTAAAAGCTATCTCTTAAACGGTATAAGCCACCTCTACTAACTTGTTAAGGCAATGCAGGATATAATATATAACTAAGAACGTGCCTTTAAGAATGCATGTGGACAGGATAATATCCTAACTGCTTGTTAATATCTAGGCTCCATTGGAAACTATCTTAGTGAACTACGAACAACTATGTCATCCAAGGGACTTAGATTAATTAACAAGCAATACTGTATTGCACGCAAGTTTCTGCCAACGGGCAAAAACCCCTTTCCCGATTCTATTGGCCCTTACGATAATAACTGTACTGTTTCTATCGAGCTTGGGATCCTATGCTATCACAAAGTCTATGCAAAGATAGATTCTGTATCTCCTTTTACTAAATGGGAGGTTTATCCGCGCTAGCGCCTACAGGAATCGGTATCTAAAGATCCATATAGATAAATCCTTGATCTAAAGGTTGCTACTATACTACGTGGAAGGCCAAAGAATACTATGCAGGCTATTCCAGTAAGCTTAGCTATAACACCAAGTAGCCAATATGTTGGTCAATTAAGCGAGCGGAAGCAAGGTTGGCCCCTAGGGAGTCTTAATAAGTTAACTCTTGCTAAGAGAGTGCAAAGAGCGGCCTAAGAAACCGTCGTACAAACGGGTAGCTAAATTTACACCTTAACCTAGAAACAGAGAAGTAGACCTTCTAAAGTTCTTAGATCTAGAAAGATAACAGGTATGCGCTGTAGTAGTCGCAAGACGCAAGCAAATATTCGCAGGATAAGAAGCCAGTGGGAACTAGCTAATAGTGACGAGGAAAACACAGATTGTATTATTGTGAAGCAATAAAATAGAACTTTTAGCTAGTTAGTCTTACAGTTATCCTGCTATTTTTACTGCTGTTGCGGCAGGCACTAACTACTGCTAGAAGATTATTATGGGTAACTACCTACTCTCAATACCACCCAGGTTCTTAGTAGCATACTAATTGTGCCAGCGATCGGAAAGGTGATTTTGGGGACTGTTAGGGAAGCTCCTTATACCGCCTTTGCTAGGAAGTACCTGTGGGTTAAGAAAATATGGGCGAATCAGAAGTGATAAAAATCAGGCCCGTGTAAGAATCAGGCCCGTGTAGCCAAAACGTCAGGCCCGGGTAGCAATTCCCAAAAAAGGAGACAAGAAGCAGCGAAAATTTTAGAAAGAGGTGGCGCACATTCGTTAAAAGCGGATTCGATGTCCATAGAGACTACCGAGCCCATGTGTATATATTGCTTAGGTGCAAGGGTCAGATGTACGAGCATAAATCAACTGACAAAGGCTGACCTTTCGTCTTCGAAGGACGTAGTTAGACATAACCCCCAGGTAGGTGATATTGGCCACATGAGAACAGCTTCCCACTACCCCTTCAGGCGACCGCTGCAGAGATGGCGCGTCTAGCAAGTGTGGCAtcgacatcagcatcagacCGCGACAAAAAGAATAGCATCAAGGAGGAGTAATTAAGTCTTTCATGTAGAATATTGTGTGGTCGTCTCAAAAATAGTAGAAGGTAGAGAATTGCAGTCTTTTGGACTTGGTAATTGTATTACATCTAATGGCACCAGCAAAGGCTAATCTACTTGAAGTCCGACAAGCAGTATTTCCTGGACTCAACATCATGCCATCAACTCAGCCGTGCCTTGGAGCTCCTTTGGCCAAGACATCGAATAGGTAAAGCGTCTCTCAGAGGCAGTCATGTCTGTATCATGTTTAACTGCCTGAGCACCTACAGCTAACTGCCTGTTGTAGACACACTCGTTCAAACCTTTTTTAGAAGCGTAAACCTTCACTACTACATGATCTATCCATCCGTATTCCTGGAGGAATACGTAAGTTGGTGGCCGCAAGCATCAGGAAATCGGCCGCTAGCAGTGCAATGGACTAGCCTACTCCTAATGGTTTGTGCATGCTCCGCCCAGTTTGCCGAGCTCGAAATACAGAAAACTTTGGAGCTTGATGCTAAGGATGTTCAAAAACTATCCAAAAAATATCATCAGGCGGCTCGCGAGCTGTGCACGGTCATTCCATTGGGAATTAACCACCTATTCAACGTCCAGTCGCTACTGCATTCATGCTACTGGTACAAGTTAAAAGGTTGTTTTGCTGAGTGCTGGCATGCCCTCAATGCCACGATTCTAATGGCCCAGGAACTAGGGTTTCATCAGGACAGAGTCTCAGGACAAATGGCCGAGTTTGATTGTGAAATACGAAGACGGATTTGGTGTGTCCTAAACATATGGGACTGGTACGTTCAAGGGGATCTTGCCTTTAATATAACTTACTCGGGCTAACGATACCCGGCAAAAGGCAATTATGTACTTTACTATCGAGACCAGCGATCATTGACCGTACTAACTGCAATGTCGGTCTTCCAACTCTCACACTAGATGCTTACTCTCCATCGCCATTTCTGCATATAAAGCTGCTGTCGGAATTAATCATGCAGCTGTCGGACCGTTTTGGTCTACCGAGGAATGTAACTACACCAGAGGATATCCAGGTGTACCAGTCCACCTTTGAGCTTTGGATGGGTAATCTTCCTCCAATCTACGATTTCACCAATCCCAACAAAAGAGATGACGACTCCCAACCTTGGATTATCTTGCATCACCACTATCTGCAGACGGTATCTTACTCCATGGTACTTGGGCCCTTTAAAGGATACTTATCGAGGCCGATGTCGAGAAGATCGCCTTCCGCCGATTTGAAAATTCGATGCAATGGTATCAACTATTCACTCAAGTTGATGGAGGCCCTTCGTGAATTGTTTGGCTACATTTACCCAAACGATGCCAATTTCTATTTACTTTTGTTCAATATATTCGACACCGCCGTTGTTCTTTGCTCGTCTATTTCCAACGACCAAGATGGCAGTATTCCCAGACGCCCCGAGATTCTACACGCGATCGACGAAGCGCTGGCAATGCTCAAACGCCTCcgccgggtccacagcaaAGCGAGGGCGGCATATGAACTTTTGGCTAAAATTATACAGAGGACTTGCCAGCCTATGAATTTGCCGGGAGAAACTTGGGCCTGTCCGCTAGAGACTGCGTTGCCAATTGAGAGAGGTGGGCCGATGTCAGCGCAGCACCCTATCGACCCATCGCAGCATGTGGACGATGCAACGTTTGCTAATCACTTTGACTGCTGCCGCCGGGATCGAAAGCCGACGCCCTCGTTCTTGACGACGGTAGGATAATGGAAATTCGCACCGCTCTCCCACTAGTATATATACCCAAGAATACACCCCAACTACGAATAAGATTCCAAGCCGGCAGCATCCTAATACTGATGACAACACCTTAGTAGGTAGGCGGCAAAATCGACTACACAGACCATAGTCAACTGCAGAGGGATACAGTAATGTTGCGTGTATGAGATAAGCAGGCGACACTGCCTGGATCCACTCGCTAAAGGATGGGACTCGGCAGCCTCGGCATCCATTGCCTGTGTTGACGTAGCAAAACTATTTACCTGTGGTTCTTTTGGGTGTAGCAATTAGCGCGACAAGTACAGCCCACTTTGTACTTCAATATGGACTCAAATCTTCTCAATCATGACTTGTGTCAAACTTTGGATAACTAGTTATATCAATGATTATTTGGGAAAGCACCAGTTTACTTATATGCGCTATCCCAACAATGCACATTAAACTAACTTATTACTATAATACAGATCAACGGGCTTATTTGGGTGACTTTCTGATTGCCTGCCTACTTTCCTGTCAATTCCATAACCTTTGTCTCGATTGCTGTAAGAGCGTTTAGTGCATCGTTTTCCTCTTTCATCTCTATCGCCTTCGTTTTGTACTTTGGGTTCTTTAATATttcctcagcagccttgcGGATCTTATCTGGGGTCACTTTCTGTGCCTCTAGACTAAAGCCTATCCCGGTGTAATCCACTCGCATACTCACCTCAAGTTCCCTCTCCTTTTCAACAGCTAGTAGTATCTAAACACCGTTACGAACGGCGCAGGTGAACGCGCCGTAACCTGAATTAGAGACAAATACATCGGCGAACTTCAATATCTGATCCTCGACAGGCGAATTGGCTATTCGCACGTGCGGCGGCAGCTGAACATTGTGAGTCATCATTTTGTTGTTCTCTCCCAGTATCACGATTACATTGACGTCATCTTGATCGCTGAACGCCAATACAGTTGGTGTAATAAGATCAGAGTGGTTTACGTTCGCTTGCGAGACGACGATGACCCTGCTATTTCTAGTGGCCCTTGCCCTCTCAATCTCGGACCACCAACCAGGCTGCTCGAAAAGACCGGTATCAATTCGTGGTAGAACACCTATGAAGTGAATTGAAGACGGTAAGTCCGATCTCAAATATTCCATGCTCTCTGAGCAGAGTTGAATAGTTATATCGTGGGCTGTGTAGGTCGCAGTGAAAAAGTCTTCCTCAGGGAAATGAGTGCAGCCGGCTTGACTCAGAGCCTGGTTCAACGCAGTCGTAACTGGCTTCATCGGCCCCTCCTTGTATAACGCATTCAGTGCTTTGTTTCGCAATTTCCCGGACGTAGTGGAATCTGGAGGAAGGCCGAGAAAGATCGGTGCAGTGTCTTCGctctcaacaagcatcagCGAAGCCCCAACGCCGATGCTGTGAGGCATTTTGAGCAATCCCCCCGGCAAAGGGCGGCCGTATTTGTATACCATGGCAGACAAGTTGAAGACGTCCTCAATCAATATGATCTGCCGGCTAGGATTACGGCCTTGCAGAAGGCCAAGTGCCTCACCAACCTGCTCAATGCGGCGGGGAAGgtcattgaagaagaccCAGGTAAGCTCCAGAGAGAGCCGAGCCATCCCCAATGGCATAGAGATTATTTTCTGCAATGCAATGTCTGTCTCGACACCGAAAGTGGTGGTGATTTCTAGCCATTCTGCCCCGATCCGCTCAATTTTGTTACGCATAGCCGCAGTTCCAAGGAAGATCACCTCATACCCCCTCTGACTTAGGTGCGACGCTATGCGCAGAACGGGATTGAAGAGGCTCTCAGCGGGAAAAGCACAGAAAACCAACAATGGCCTTATTGAACCAGATCtgttcctcgtcatcatgatgcgTGGATGGATCTTCACCAAACCGAATGCCGATGGTAGTGGAGGATGGCAAACGTAAACCTGACTACAAAAGTTGTACCTGCAGCTCCTGGTGCATCTCTGTGTCATACCGAGGCACGTTCGGTCGGATCATAAGTCCCCGCCAATGTACAAAAGTTACTACGAGGGCGGTCGTTTAAAATTGACTGCTTTAGTGCTCAACGGGTCAGCCCCGACCTTCCCGCGCTGGCCGACGACCTACTTCTTACGATTGGTGTGTGGGTTGCGCAGAACGGTCCAGAACTTCTGCCGACAAACTCTGAAATATGACGTGTGATGGCGAGTGAATAACATCGATATCCAAATTTCTTACTCGGTCGTATCGTGTGTATCGGTGGCGTCTGGGCTGAAGCGGGGGCAGTGAAAGCGAATAGGGGgtggaaagagaaaacaacAGCGACGAGCAGAGCCATAATGCAGTCTTTGAACTGGAGTTCCATCGAAAATACCCTGCGCAAAAGACACGTAAGGTCAAATCTTCAGAATAACAAGGGCTCAAAGACTGAGCATCATAATGTAAAAACCGTGCCAGAAAAACCAACAGTTTGGTTTTTTTACATGTTGGGCTTACCCAGAGGGAACACAATTTAACATTACGTTCGCTACCGAAAATGGGTCGCGCAAGGCTACAGCGGAGCaagttgaagagaagaaagagctggAGAGGCTGAGCAACGGAGGTAAGAACGACAAATAGAGCTTCTCACTGAAGACGCCCGAACGCCAATAGGACGCCTTATTGAAATCAAGGTTAGTGTCGCACTGAGCGTGCTGGAAAATGGTCAATGAATAGTTGTATTCTTGATAGAAGTTGTTCTTTGGCGCGGGGTCCCACCCCGCAGGTGTTTTTAAATTACAGTGCGCAGGTGGATTACAAACAGATGCTTCATGTGGCTCGTCAAAGACATATCCAAAAGACGCCAGAAGCGGCGTATCCCAGCCCGGAGATGTGCCAAattccaagtctgcttgttcaatcaatgGAagcagttttatccgacaacgTCACCTGTCGAAGGCGGGTTGAGCTGCCCAACTTTTGGTTTCGAAAGATGCCAAATAACCCAACCGAGGCAACTTGCAGACGGATTATATTGAAAGAAGAATTAGCCGAcatcagggaagctcaccaacatctATTTTGGCTGCTGTAGACCAAGTCTCGGGGGTGCGCAATAATGCATAAGATAGTCCTCTTGAAGGCTGAGAATGAACAGCTTCGAGCGGCAAACGCAACACTCAACAAGCAGAGTAGAGCAAGAAAAACACAAATACGCAAAGGAGGTAGTATAATTATTGATGACGGATAGGCTCGTCAAGATCAAAAGGATGTTGAGCAGCAGATACAGCAAGATATTCGTCGAAGGCAAGGTCGGAGGCCATGGAATGAGACGATCAGGGCAGAGATTCTAATGAAGAGCATGGCGACGAATATTAATTGAATTCTAGCGTCGTGGTTGATTGTTTGTCTAACATTCTCAAGAAAGTGGTGCGGGCCGCCGGCTGGCTCGCGCTGGCAGCCCTGGACCCCCCACAGTCAAATTCTGGACCGAAATGGAGCGAAAGTCGGATCCAGCTACAATCCAATCCATACTGCTAAAGTGGTATTGACCATAAGCAGATTCTAATGTAAAATCTTTACTATAGAAACCTGTCATGAAAGGGAAAGCTACCAAACTAAGACTAGCTATTAAAATCACTGTAACTATAAGTTAAAGGTAAAAATGAAATTAACCCACCATATTTTCTTAAATATTGATTATCTAGTCCAAATTGATCACAAACTTTTGACGGTACAAAGGGACCATACTAAGTCAAGTGCGATGTGAAGCAAGGGACTGTTCATATgtgtaacggtccaagcgagtatattgacaactggctaggtgactatgaacaagtatccaaagctgaagaagaaagagaaaagagcaagaaaggaagagctcgcagagctcttgtaggcttgcTTCTGttaatctcgcttgttgctgggggttaccagtgacaaggctgaagacaaaggcgagagcgcaagccgagccaccatcgggctcagcccgttacaataTGGAGAAACAGAATTCGTAGGCAAGCTGTGACTGAAGCTGTCGGATAAaattgcctctgttgatagaacaagcaaacttgatgtaaatgctggctgtCGTGACatcggctatgagaactgaaAATAGCCAGAAAAGGCAATTATTGCTTCGGACGAAGGGTAAGGtttctagtattaaaagacggctgcagacagagtctgcagcacgagcaacaagaagaacaatgatttcgagaagaagcttggttTAACAATaagtctcataacgtgacagaAGCTATTGACGCAATGTTCACAACAGTCATTCCATAAGTAGGTCACATGGTTCCCTAAGAGGCTTGTTAGTATAAATGGATACTTGACATCCCCCATCTTTTTAGTGCTTGAGACATAGTAGTGCTACCTATGGTATGAAAGATCAATGTCTTGCCTGTTCAAGTGCATTAGAATGTTTTGCAACCCTTCATGCTTTTAGAATCCCGATCCAAATGAGACGGCTTTCCGCTTCGGGGTCCCCTAAGCCAGAAGAACGGTCTCGACTAATTAGTCGGCGACGTGGCTTAAAGGCAGAAATTTATTTGCGTCAAACCGGCTGGTGTCTCAGTTTGTCAACCGGCGAGGCTGCGGAACTTACTCCGGGGTTTGTGCATCGATGGCCCACGCCAGTCTGCCATCCTCGTAGGCCCAAAAGGGCCAACAATTATACACAACCGTTTAACGGAGACAAAGCATGTTACGCGATTTCAGGACAACTTATCAATAGAGTAACATTCaaagctcttcttctcgcaTCATGTAATCGAGTGTGGGTACGCATAATTATTGCACCACTCGAGGAATGTCGTTGAAAATATTGAAAGAGGT
This genomic interval carries:
- a CDS encoding udp-glucuronosyl udp-glucosyltransferase (similar to Colletotrichum gloeosporioides Nara gc5 XP_007278826.1), which produces MRNKIERIGAEWLEITTTFGVETDIALQKIISMPLGMARLSLELTWVFFNDLPRRIEQVGEALGLLQGRNPSRQIILIEDVFNLSAMVYKYGRPLPGGLLKMPHSIGVGASLMLVESEDTAPIFLGLPPDSTTSGKLRNKALNALYKEGPMKPVTTALNQALSQAGCTHFPEEDFFTATYTAHDITIQLCSESMEYLRSDLPSSIHFIGVLPRIDTGLFEQPGWWSEIERARATRNSRVIVVSQANVNHSDLITPTVLAFSDQDDVNVIVILGENNKMMTHNVQLPPHVRIANSPVEDQILKFADVFVSNSGYGAFTCAVRNGV
- a CDS encoding fungal specific transcription factor (similar to Metarhizium robertsii ARSEF 23 XP_007820890.2), which translates into the protein MQLSDRFGLPRNVTTPEDIQVYQSTFELWMGNLPPIYDFTNPNKRDDDSQPWIILHHHYLQTVSYSMVLGPFKGYLSRPMSRRSPSADLKIRCNGINYSLKLMEALRELFGYIYPNDANFYLLLFNIFDTAVVLCSSISNDQDGSIPRRPEILHAIDEALAMLKRLRRVHSKARAAYELLAKIIQRTCQPMNLPGETWACPLETALPIERGGPMSAQHPIDPSQHVDDATFANHFDCCRRDRKPTPSFLTTVG